One Streptomyces sp. CG4 genomic window, CAGGACGCGGTCGATGAGGCCCGCCACCTCGTCCATCTCCGCCGTGCCCAGGCCACGGGTGGTCAGGGCCGGGGTGCCGATGCGGATGCCGGAGGTGTACCAGGCGCCGTTGGGGTCGGCCGGGATGGCGTTGCGGTTGGTGACGATGCCGGAGTCCAGCAGGGCGGCCTCGGCCTGCCGGCCGGTGAGGCCGTAGGAGGTCGCGACGTCGATCAGGCTGAGGTGGTTGTCCGTGCCGCCGGTCACCAGCGTGGCGCCGCGCCGCATGAGGCCTTCGGCGAGGGCGCGGGAGTTGTCGACGATGCGCTGGGCGTAGTCCTGGAAGGCGGGCTGCCGGGCCTCGGCCAGGGCGACGGCCTTGGCGGCCATGATGTGCGGCAGCGGGCCGCCGAGGACCATCGGGCAGCCGCGGTCGACCTGGTCCTTGAGGGAGTCGTCGCACAGCACCATGCCGCCGCGCGGGCCGCGCAGCGACTTGTGCGTGGTGGTGGTGACGATCTGGGCGTGCGGGACCGGGTCGAAGTCGCCGGTGCAGACCCTGCCGGCGACCAGGCCCGCGAAGTGGGCCATGTCGACCATCAGGGTCGCGCCGACCTCGTCGGCGATCTCGCGCATGATCCGGAAGTTCACCAGCCGCGGGTAGGCCGAGTAGCCGGCGATGATGATCAGCGGCTTGAACTCGCGGGCCTGGGCGCGCAGCGCGTCGTAGTCGACGAGGCCGGTGGCCGGGTCGGTGCCGTAGGAGCGCTGATCGAACATCTTGCCGGAGATGTTCGGGCGGAAACCGTGGGTGAGGTGGCCGCCGGCGTCCAGGGACATGCCGAGCATGCGCTGGTTGCCGAAGGCCTGGCGCAGCTCGGCCCAGTCGGCCTCGGAGAGGTCGTTGACCTGGCGGGCGCCGGCCTTCTCCAGGAAGGGGGCCTCGACCCGGTCGGCGAGGACGGCCCAGAAGGCGACGAGGTTGGCGTCGATGCCGGAGTGCGGCTGGACGTAGGCGTGGCGGGCGCCGAAGAGCTCGCGCGCGTGCTCGGCGGCCAGCGTCTCCACGGTGTCGACGTTGCGGCAGCCGGCGTAGAAGCGGCGGCCGATGGTGCCCTCGGCGTACTTGTCGCTGAACCAGTTGCCCATCGCCAGCAGGGTCGCCGGGGAGGCGTAGTTCTCGGAGGCGATCAGCTTGAGCATCTCGCGCTGGTCGGCGACCTCCTGACCGATGGCGTCGGCGATGCGCGGTTCGACGGTGCGGATGACGTCGAGGGCGGCGCGGAAGGCGGTGGACTCGGTGGAGAGGGATTGCTGCTCTGGCATGAGGACCTCCGGACGGCGTGCGTACAGCGTTCACGTTGCGTACTGCGTTCACGTTCGGCCCAGGCGCACGGCACACATCACACTAGGGCCGCTCCCCGATGGTCCGTCCCATCCTGGGCTCTGCCGTCACGGCAGAGCCCCGCGCGCCAGTCACGGCCCGCTGGTCAGCCTACCGGGCGTGCCCGGCGTGGCAGGCCCTCGTCCACCATGCGAGCGAGGATAGGAAGGAGCCCACCGTCGTGTTCCCGCCGGATCCGGGAGAGGCCATGACCGCTGCTGAAGACCTCGTCGCCGCCGCCGAGGCGCACTGCGCGCCCACCTACCGCCCGCTGCCGGTCGTCGTGGCCACGGCCGAGGGGGCGTGGATGACCGATGTGGAGGGGCGGCGGTATCTGGATCTGCTGGCCGGTTACTCGGCGCTGAACTTCGGGCACGGCAACCGGCGGCTGATCGAGGCGGCGAAGGCGCAGCTGGAGCGGGTGACGCTGACCTCCCGCGCCTTTCTGCACGACCGGTTCGCCGCGTTCTGCTCGGAGCTGGCCGAACTGTGCGGGATGGAGATGGTGCTGCCGATGAACACCGGCGCGGAGGCGGTGGAGAGCGCGGTGAAGACGGCCCGGAAGTGGGGGTACCGGGTGAAGGGGGTGCCCGCGGAGATGGCGAAGATCGTGGTCGCGGGCGGCAACTTCCACGGTCGTACGACGACGATCATCAGCTTCTCCACCGACCCGGAGGCGCGGGCGGACTTCGGGCCGTACACGCCGGGGTTCCAGATCGTGCCGTACGGGGATCTGACGGCGATGCGGGAGGCGCTGACGGAGAACACCGTCGCGGTGCTGCTGGAGCCGATCCAGGGCGAGAACGGGGTGATCGTGCCGCCGGCCGGCTACCTCCCGGCCGTCCGGGAGCTGACCCGGCAGCGGAACGTGCTCTTCGTCGCCGACGAGATCCAGTCGGGTCTCGGCCGGACCGGGCGGACCTTCGCGTGCGAGCACGAAGGGGTGGTCCCGGACATGTATGTGCTGGGCAAGGCGCTGGGCGGCGGGATCCTGCCGGTTTCGGCGGTGGTGTCGAGCGCGGCGGTGCTCGGCGTGTTCCGGCCGGGCGAGCACGGGTCGACGTTCGGCGGGAATCCGCTGGCCTGCGCGGTGGCGCTGGAGGTGATCGCGATGCTGCGGACGGGCGAGTTCCAGGCGCGGGCGGCCGAGCTGGGGGCGCGGCTGCACCGCGAGCTGGGCGGGCTGCTCGGCACCGGTCGGGTCACGGCGGTACGGGGGCGCGGGCTGTGGGCGGGTGTGGACATCAACCCGAGGCTCGGCACGGGGCGGCAGGTGTCGGAGAAGCTGATGGACCGGCGTGTGCTGGTGAAGGACAGCCACGGCTCCACCATCCGGATCGCTCCGCCGCTGGTCGTCTCCGAGGAGGACCTGGACTGGGGGCTGGCGCAGCTGCGGGCGGTGCTGGAGAGTTAGGGATCATCGTGTGTCCCGGGGGAGACGGAATGGCCATGAATGACGCGGTGCCACCCACGGTGCCCACCGCACCCGCGTCCACCGCGCGTCTGGTCGGCGCGGTCGTCTGCGGCGTGCTGGCGGCGCTCGAACTCGCCTGGATGGTCAAGGACTTCGGCGACGTCGGACTGCACGACACCGTGTGGACCTGGTCCGGGGGGATGCTCCCGGGACAGCACCACGGGCTGCTGGCGACCAACCACCTCGACGTGGTCCTCCTGGCCGTCTACGTCATCGCCTGTTGCACGGCGCGGAAGCCCGTGGGTCCCAGCACCCTGCTCATGGCCGCCCTGCTCACCCTCGCCTTCCGGACCCCCACGGTGTGGATCTTCAGCACGGACTGGGCCGACGGCGCGCCGGACCACACCCGGCTGCTGCTCACCGCCCTGGCGGGGGTCCTCGGGGCGATCGCTCTCCTCGTCATCGCGCTGACGGACCGCCGGCTCACGGGGAACGCAGCCACCGCCGCGCCGCCGCGGCTCGGCCCCGCCGTCACCGCGGGAGTCCTCCTGGCCGTCTACGCGCTCGTGTCCCTTGCCTGGCAGCTGTACTACATGCACGAGTACACCGCCGACCGGTACGGACCGGGGTCCTACTGGAACATGTTCATCGGCAAGGGCCCCCTCAACTCCCTGCTGGCGCCTCCGCCGTTCTGGACCGGCTGGGCGATCGCCGTACTGTGCGTGGTCAGCGCGGTCCTGGCGTTCATCAGGACCCCGCTGGCGAGAGCTTTGGGGATGGCTCTCGGCGCGACGCTGATCGTCATCGGCGCGGCGACCCTCACGCTGTTGGCCACGGCGCACGTGCCGTTCGCCTTCCACGGCGTGCCCACACGGATGATCCTGGAGCACGTCACCATACTCATGGAGATCGCCGTAGGCGTCGTGGTCCTCTGCCTGCTCGCGCCCGGCGACCGCCGCCCGGCCATGACCGGCCTGCCCGGCCTGCAGCCGCCCGCCCAGGCGTACGGCGGCTGGAACCCTCCGGCGCCGTAGCCCCCGGCGCCGTAGCCTCCGGAGGACCGCCCCCTCCGCCGGATGGATCACCCCATAGAGTCACTTCGTGCTCTTCGGAATGATGTGCGCCCTCGGCGCGGCGGTCTGTTTCGGTACGGCGACGGTGTTGCAGGCGATGGCCGCGCGCACCGCGGGCGACGACGGAGGTGGTGGCGGGGACGCCGCGCTGCTGCTGCGGGCGCTGCGGCAGTGGCGGTACATCGCCGGGCTGGCGCTGGACGGGGTCGGGTTCCTGTTGCAGATCGCGGCGCTGCGGTCGGTGCCGATCTACGCGGTGGGCGCGGCGCTGGCGGCGAGCCTTGCGGTGACGGCGCTGGTGGCGGCGCGGCTGCTGCGGGTACGGCTGAGCGGGATCGAGTGGGCCGCCGTGGGGGTGGTGTGCGCGGGGCTGGCGATGCTCGGGCTGGCCTCCGGCACGGAGGGTGACCGGAGCGCTCCGGGCTGGCTGAAGTACGCGCTGGTCGCGGCGGCGGCGGGCGTACTGCTGCTCGGCGGAGTCGGCGGCCGCCTGCGCGGGCGCACCCGCGCGTTGCTCCTGGGGCTCGGGGCCGGGTGCGGGTTCGGCGTGGTCGAGGTCGCGGTCCGCCTCATCGACTCTCTGCACCCGGCCGACCTGCTGACCAACCCGGCGACGTATGCGCTGCTGCTCGGCGGCGGCGCCGCGTTCGTGCTGCTCACCTCGGCGCTCCAGCGGGGGTCGGTCACG contains:
- the rocD gene encoding ornithine--oxo-acid transaminase, which gives rise to MTAAEDLVAAAEAHCAPTYRPLPVVVATAEGAWMTDVEGRRYLDLLAGYSALNFGHGNRRLIEAAKAQLERVTLTSRAFLHDRFAAFCSELAELCGMEMVLPMNTGAEAVESAVKTARKWGYRVKGVPAEMAKIVVAGGNFHGRTTTIISFSTDPEARADFGPYTPGFQIVPYGDLTAMREALTENTVAVLLEPIQGENGVIVPPAGYLPAVRELTRQRNVLFVADEIQSGLGRTGRTFACEHEGVVPDMYVLGKALGGGILPVSAVVSSAAVLGVFRPGEHGSTFGGNPLACAVALEVIAMLRTGEFQARAAELGARLHRELGGLLGTGRVTAVRGRGLWAGVDINPRLGTGRQVSEKLMDRRVLVKDSHGSTIRIAPPLVVSEEDLDWGLAQLRAVLES
- a CDS encoding glycine hydroxymethyltransferase, which encodes MPEQQSLSTESTAFRAALDVIRTVEPRIADAIGQEVADQREMLKLIASENYASPATLLAMGNWFSDKYAEGTIGRRFYAGCRNVDTVETLAAEHARELFGARHAYVQPHSGIDANLVAFWAVLADRVEAPFLEKAGARQVNDLSEADWAELRQAFGNQRMLGMSLDAGGHLTHGFRPNISGKMFDQRSYGTDPATGLVDYDALRAQAREFKPLIIIAGYSAYPRLVNFRIMREIADEVGATLMVDMAHFAGLVAGRVCTGDFDPVPHAQIVTTTTHKSLRGPRGGMVLCDDSLKDQVDRGCPMVLGGPLPHIMAAKAVALAEARQPAFQDYAQRIVDNSRALAEGLMRRGATLVTGGTDNHLSLIDVATSYGLTGRQAEAALLDSGIVTNRNAIPADPNGAWYTSGIRIGTPALTTRGLGTAEMDEVAGLIDRVLTTTEPGTTKSGAPSKAAHVLDEKIADEISHRATDLVAGFPLYPEIDLG
- a CDS encoding DMT family transporter translates to MMCALGAAVCFGTATVLQAMAARTAGDDGGGGGDAALLLRALRQWRYIAGLALDGVGFLLQIAALRSVPIYAVGAALAASLAVTALVAARLLRVRLSGIEWAAVGVVCAGLAMLGLASGTEGDRSAPGWLKYALVAAAAGVLLLGGVGGRLRGRTRALLLGLGAGCGFGVVEVAVRLIDSLHPADLLTNPATYALLLGGGAAFVLLTSALQRGSVTTATAGLVIGETIGPAAVGVVWLGDRTREGLTWLAALGFAVAVAGALLLARFGEAPVAEEG